The Pseudomonas sp. Marseille-Q3773 DNA window AACACCAGCATTGCCAGGCACCACAGCAGCGTCGACCCGGCCAGGGCAAAGCCCAGCAGCCCGGCGATGAACAGGCCCATCCCGGCGAGCAGCCAGGGCATCAGGCGCTGGCGGCTGATACGTCGGCCGATCAGGTACTGCAAGGCAATTACCGTCACTGCGTTGGTGGTCACCAGGTAACCGACCAGGCGAGCTGCCTCGCTCGGGCTGCTGGTCACCACCAGGTACTGCGACAGGTAGGCGGTGAACTGGCCGAACACCACCGCGCTCAGCACCCCGCCGAGGGTGAAGCACACCAGCCGGCGGTCAGCGGCCAACCCCAGCGCCACCTGGCCAAAGCCGGCATCGGGTTTGCGTGGCGCGCTGGCGCGCAGGCCGCGGTCGCCAAGGCGCCAGTAGGCCAGGCTCATGGCCAGGCCAAGCAGGGCAGAGGCGATGAACGGCAGGTGGCCGTCCAGCTCCAGCATGACCACGCCCAGCAGCGGCCCGGCGGCATAGCCGACGTTGCTGAGGGTGTACTTGATGGCGAACACCTCGGCTCGTTCTTCCACTGGCAGCAACGCACAGAAGCCCGCCTTGGCAGCGATGTCGACCACTGCCAGGGCCAGGTTGATCAGTACCAGACAGATGAAGAACGGCATCGCTGCGCGGCTGGCAACGGCACCCACGAATGCCAACGCGAACAGCAGCGTGCACGCGCTGACCAGCGTGTGGTTGCGCAAGGTATCGACCAAGTGGCCGCCATACAGGCTCAACAGCGAGGCGACAATCAGCGCACCGCCGATCAGCAGGCCGATCTGGCTGATCGGCAACTGGAAGTTGTCGGCCAGGTAGACCACCAGGTAGGGCAGGGTGAGGGCGCGGGCGACAGTGAGCGTGA harbors:
- a CDS encoding MFS transporter — translated: MLAAIKRYPHTVRLLLLTTFTLTVARALTLPYLVVYLADNFQLPISQIGLLIGGALIVASLLSLYGGHLVDTLRNHTLVSACTLLFALAFVGAVASRAAMPFFICLVLINLALAVVDIAAKAGFCALLPVEERAEVFAIKYTLSNVGYAAGPLLGVVMLELDGHLPFIASALLGLAMSLAYWRLGDRGLRASAPRKPDAGFGQVALGLAADRRLVCFTLGGVLSAVVFGQFTAYLSQYLVVTSSPSEAARLVGYLVTTNAVTVIALQYLIGRRISRQRLMPWLLAGMGLFIAGLLGFALAGSTLLWCLAMLVFTLGEIIVIPAEYMFIDLIAPEHLRGVYYGAQNLSNLGAALGPVIVGFALVHLWPGAIFYLLVLSVILAGVFYWLGTHTG